A single Nostoc sp. PCC 7107 DNA region contains:
- a CDS encoding pentapeptide repeat-containing protein encodes MKELERYYRVLELEPGATLDEVNQAYKDLVFVWHPDRLPKDNIRLQQKAQEKLKAINEARDKLRSFNGHSTNGKHHPTSHSHSSAYTYSPAYTQSPQPKRSPQPTPQPPKPGSDLSGKDFSRANLSNKDLSGRNMSYANLSGADLSDTFMHKVILRGANLSEANLFRANLLLADLREANLRNTNLIGADLSGADLRGADLTGARIRSGERLLVKLIGANLAGAIMPDGNTYSS; translated from the coding sequence ATGAAAGAGTTGGAGCGATATTATCGAGTCTTAGAATTAGAGCCTGGTGCAACACTTGACGAAGTAAACCAGGCTTATAAAGATTTAGTCTTCGTGTGGCATCCCGATCGCCTTCCCAAAGATAACATCCGCTTGCAACAAAAAGCTCAAGAAAAACTCAAAGCAATTAATGAAGCGCGGGATAAATTGCGCTCTTTCAATGGTCATTCTACCAATGGAAAGCATCATCCCACTTCACACTCCCATTCATCTGCATACACTTATTCACCTGCATACACTCAGTCACCCCAACCAAAAAGATCACCGCAACCCACACCGCAACCACCAAAGCCAGGTTCAGATTTGAGTGGTAAAGATTTCAGTCGAGCAAATTTAAGTAACAAAGATTTATCTGGGAGAAACATGAGTTATGCCAATTTAAGCGGTGCTGACCTCAGCGATACTTTTATGCACAAAGTCATTCTCCGAGGTGCAAATTTGTCAGAAGCAAATTTATTTAGGGCTAACCTACTTTTAGCTGACCTTAGAGAAGCAAATTTACGTAACACTAACTTAATTGGCGCAGATCTCAGTGGTGCTGATTTGCGGGGAGCCGACTTAACCGGCGCACGTATTCGTTCGGGCGAGCGCTTGCTAGTTAAACTTATTGGTGCTAACTTAGCAGGTGCAATTATGCCAGATGGTAACACTTATAGTTCATGA
- a CDS encoding FAD-dependent oxidoreductase, whose amino-acid sequence MAEESQQKRVVVVGAGWAGLGATYHLAKQGYDVTLLEAGPYPGGLVAGWQTPGGKSVEAGIHGFWYPYRNIFALINELDINPFTTWTRSAQYSPAGLEVESPIFQQLPQLPAPLGTFLYTHFQRLPLIDRLSALPLLYAVVDFDNSDAAWRRYDSVTARELFKDFGVSARLYRDAFEPMLLVGLFAPGEQCSAAATLGMLYYFILAHQPNFDVVWCRGTVGEKIFRPWVEKIEKAGGKVLPKHRVTDVIVDDNNRATGVVCGEQVFDADAVVFAVGITGMKKIISSSPSLQSRKEFQNLGNLGAIDVLATRLWFDRKIDIPRPSNACFGFDTTTGWTFFDLNALHDEYQYEPGTVIEADFYHANQFLNLSDAEILPIVQNYLATCIPEFKQAKVIDSSVIRLPNAVTHFAPGSYSSMLPARTSFANVFMSGDWIINRHGSWSQEKAYVTGLEAANFVMSYLGEGQPAEILPIQEDELHIKIGRSLNETVRQISKSILPDFWLP is encoded by the coding sequence ATGGCAGAAGAGTCACAACAAAAACGCGTCGTAGTCGTTGGTGCAGGTTGGGCTGGTTTAGGCGCAACTTACCATTTAGCCAAGCAAGGGTATGATGTGACACTTCTGGAAGCAGGCCCCTATCCTGGTGGACTCGTTGCAGGTTGGCAAACTCCCGGAGGTAAATCTGTAGAAGCCGGGATTCATGGCTTTTGGTATCCTTACAGAAATATTTTTGCCCTGATCAACGAATTAGATATTAACCCCTTCACCACCTGGACTCGTTCTGCTCAATATTCACCCGCAGGTTTAGAAGTAGAATCACCCATTTTTCAACAATTGCCTCAACTACCTGCACCTTTAGGCACTTTTCTCTACACTCACTTTCAGCGGTTGCCATTAATTGACCGTTTGAGCGCCTTGCCTTTACTCTATGCTGTGGTTGATTTTGATAATTCTGATGCAGCTTGGCGGCGTTATGATTCTGTGACGGCGCGGGAATTGTTCAAAGATTTTGGTGTCTCTGCAAGGCTTTATCGTGACGCATTTGAGCCGATGTTGTTGGTAGGCTTATTTGCCCCTGGTGAACAATGTTCTGCCGCTGCCACATTAGGGATGCTTTATTATTTTATTTTGGCGCATCAACCTAATTTTGATGTGGTTTGGTGTCGGGGAACTGTAGGCGAAAAAATCTTCCGTCCTTGGGTGGAAAAAATTGAAAAAGCTGGCGGCAAAGTGTTACCAAAGCATCGTGTAACTGACGTAATTGTTGATGATAATAATCGTGCTACTGGTGTAGTTTGTGGTGAGCAAGTATTTGATGCTGATGCCGTAGTTTTTGCTGTCGGTATCACTGGAATGAAGAAAATTATTTCTTCCAGTCCTAGTCTACAAAGTCGCAAAGAATTTCAGAATTTAGGTAATTTAGGCGCAATTGATGTTTTGGCAACGCGACTATGGTTTGACCGGAAAATAGATATTCCACGTCCTTCTAATGCTTGCTTTGGCTTTGATACAACTACCGGATGGACATTCTTTGATTTAAATGCGCTGCATGATGAATATCAATATGAACCAGGAACAGTCATTGAAGCTGATTTTTATCACGCTAATCAGTTTTTAAATTTAAGTGATGCAGAAATTCTGCCAATTGTGCAGAATTATTTAGCAACTTGTATACCAGAATTTAAACAGGCGAAAGTAATTGATAGTAGTGTAATTCGTTTGCCAAATGCGGTAACGCACTTTGCACCGGGTAGCTATAGTTCGATGTTGCCAGCTAGAACAAGTTTTGCCAATGTATTCATGAGTGGTGATTGGATTATTAACCGTCACGGTTCATGGTCGCAAGAAAAAGCTTATGTCACAGGCTTAGAAGCAGCCAATTTTGTCATGTCTTATTTAGGTGAAGGTCAGCCTGCTGAGATTTTACCTATACAAGAAGATGAACTGCATATCAAAATCGGGCGATCGCTCAACGAAACAGTCCGCCAGATAAGCAAGTCTATCTTGCCTGATTTTTGGTTGCCATAA
- a CDS encoding phycobilisome rod-core linker polypeptide, with the protein MALPLLQYKPSSQNHRVKSFGVADQNENTPYIYRIEDVSSYTDIQSIIWAAYRQVFSEHEILKFNRQVTLESQLKTGAISVRDFIRGLAKSEAFYRLVVSVNNNYRLVDITLKRLLGRCAYNKEEEIAWSIVIGTKGFSGFVDALLDSEEYNQSFGENTVPYQRKRLVDRPHNLVTPRYGEDFQEKAGTVQTDWRFTLEKFYSRKSQEKRLAEGDPRKFADLAAAINPSGNYGQRLSSFDIDYLAAVPYRGGNRR; encoded by the coding sequence ATGGCTCTGCCATTACTTCAATACAAACCCAGCAGCCAAAACCACCGTGTGAAAAGCTTTGGTGTTGCTGACCAAAATGAAAATACACCCTATATCTATCGTATAGAAGATGTCAGTTCTTATACTGATATCCAAAGCATCATTTGGGCAGCTTATCGCCAAGTTTTCAGCGAACATGAAATTCTCAAGTTCAACCGCCAAGTAACTTTAGAATCTCAACTTAAAACTGGCGCAATCTCTGTGCGTGACTTTATCCGTGGTTTAGCCAAGTCAGAGGCTTTCTATCGTTTGGTTGTTTCTGTCAACAATAACTACCGTTTAGTTGACATTACTCTCAAACGCTTATTAGGTCGTTGTGCTTACAACAAAGAAGAAGAAATCGCTTGGTCAATTGTGATTGGCACCAAAGGTTTTAGCGGCTTTGTTGATGCTTTATTAGACAGCGAAGAATATAACCAAAGCTTTGGTGAAAATACCGTACCCTACCAACGCAAACGCTTGGTAGACCGTCCACACAACTTGGTTACACCTCGCTACGGCGAAGATTTCCAAGAAAAAGCAGGTACAGTTCAAACCGACTGGCGCTTTACTTTGGAGAAATTCTACAGCCGCAAATCCCAAGAAAAACGGCTTGCAGAAGGCGATCCACGCAAGTTTGCAGATTTGGCAGCAGCTATCAATCCAAGTGGTAACTACGGCCAAAGACTCTCGTCTTTTGATATCGATTATCTTGCTGCAGTGCCTTACCGTGGTGGTAACAGACGCTAA
- a CDS encoding SDR family oxidoreductase: MNIAIIGCGYVGYSVAKYWQQKMTFVVTATTTTPERIQELQTVAQKVVIAKGNNAETLQSILQNQDVLLLSVGAKGANLYEETYLETAKTLVAILPQLPNIKQIIYTSSYSVYGDRNGATVDEDTPVEPTHTSGIVLRETEKVLLSATSEKLRVCILRLGGIYGNNRELIKIFGRASGTTRPGNGEDVTNWIHLDDIVGAIEFVRQQHLQGIYNLVDDAHLSSRVLLDTLFAKHNLPTVKWDSDQNSNRPYNAKVSNQKIKDAGYKLIHPHMIF; encoded by the coding sequence ATGAATATTGCGATCATTGGTTGTGGTTATGTTGGTTATTCAGTAGCTAAATATTGGCAGCAAAAGATGACTTTTGTTGTTACCGCTACTACAACTACCCCTGAACGTATCCAAGAATTGCAAACTGTAGCGCAAAAAGTCGTAATTGCTAAAGGAAACAACGCTGAAACACTGCAATCAATTTTGCAAAATCAAGATGTATTGTTGCTGAGTGTGGGTGCAAAAGGCGCAAATTTATATGAAGAAACTTATTTAGAAACTGCCAAAACTTTAGTGGCGATTTTGCCGCAACTACCGAATATCAAGCAAATTATCTATACAAGTAGTTATTCTGTTTACGGCGATCGCAATGGTGCTACAGTCGATGAAGACACACCAGTAGAGCCAACCCATACTTCAGGAATAGTTCTCAGAGAGACAGAAAAAGTTTTACTCTCAGCCACCAGTGAAAAATTACGAGTTTGCATCTTGCGCTTGGGCGGGATATATGGAAATAATCGAGAACTGATTAAAATATTTGGTCGCGCATCTGGTACAACTCGTCCCGGTAATGGCGAAGATGTCACGAATTGGATTCATTTAGATGATATTGTTGGTGCGATTGAATTTGTCCGTCAACAACACTTGCAAGGTATTTATAATTTAGTGGATGACGCACATTTAAGCAGCCGAGTATTACTAGATACTTTATTTGCCAAACACAATTTGCCTACCGTTAAATGGGATAGTGATCAAAACAGCAACCGTCCATATAATGCCAAAGTGTCCAATCAAAAAATTAAAGATGCGGGGTACAAGCTGATTCATCCCCACATGATTTTTTGA
- a CDS encoding carbonic anhydrase, with protein MSDTLNRRRLLKLLGMTALGTSVSNCVTSPAAAKTMNWGYIGKQGPEYWGKLSPDFELCYTGKRQTPIDLQVNTVKSLDKNNQDLLIVKYQPTPLNLINNGKTIQINYQPGSFIESDRQVYQLLQFHFHHPSEHHINGKEYDMELHFVHRSQAGNLAVVGVFLKSGEFNPNLQTIWDAIPQTSGEAHQVKDTIINASSLLPTERRFLTYSGSLTTPPCSENVTWYIMENPIEVSQEQIAKFTHLFPDNARPIQALNQRGVFESANTDKT; from the coding sequence ATGAGTGATACTTTAAACAGACGGCGACTACTAAAATTATTAGGTATGACGGCTTTAGGAACTTCGGTTTCTAACTGTGTAACCTCCCCAGCCGCAGCCAAAACAATGAATTGGGGATATATCGGCAAACAAGGGCCAGAATATTGGGGTAAACTTTCACCAGATTTTGAACTTTGTTATACAGGTAAAAGACAAACACCAATTGATTTACAAGTTAATACTGTCAAAAGTTTAGATAAAAATAATCAAGATTTATTAATAGTTAAATATCAGCCAACGCCTTTAAATTTAATTAATAATGGCAAAACGATTCAAATTAACTATCAACCAGGAAGTTTTATAGAGAGCGATCGCCAAGTTTATCAGCTGCTACAATTCCATTTTCACCACCCCAGTGAACACCACATCAACGGGAAAGAATATGATATGGAACTGCACTTTGTTCACCGTAGTCAAGCAGGTAATTTAGCAGTAGTTGGTGTGTTCTTAAAATCTGGAGAGTTTAACCCTAATCTGCAAACTATTTGGGATGCAATACCACAAACATCAGGAGAAGCACACCAAGTCAAAGATACAATTATCAATGCGTCTTCGCTCTTACCAACAGAACGCAGATTTTTAACTTATTCTGGTTCTCTTACCACTCCACCTTGCTCGGAAAATGTGACATGGTACATCATGGAAAATCCCATTGAAGTATCTCAGGAACAGATAGCTAAATTTACTCATCTATTTCCTGATAATGCGCGCCCAATACAAGCTTTAAACCAACGGGGAGTGTTTGAAAGCGCCAATACTGATAAAACTTGA
- a CDS encoding phycobilisome rod-core linker polypeptide, with translation MSIPLLEYSPSSQNQRVEGYEVPNEDTPISYRLSAATDDKDIDAIIWAAYRQIFSEHLIIKSNRQSFLESQLRNRAINVRDFIRGLGKSEVFRTQVADINSNYRLVDIILKRFLGRAAYNKDEEIAWSIVIATKGLHGFIDALLDSDEYQQNFGEDIVPYQRRRFKDRPFNLVNPRYNGYWRDRQTMTFLGGRSFYSARTTGYATKEEIRRVIPSNFMAMAGNIITNERNYQRVTASVVSQIRDMKIPDTSREGGTPQPTVKPTAVALPYRYLAGTKTT, from the coding sequence ATGTCAATACCATTACTTGAATATTCACCAAGTTCCCAAAACCAGCGGGTAGAAGGTTACGAAGTACCTAACGAAGACACTCCAATTAGTTATCGCTTATCTGCTGCCACTGACGATAAAGATATTGATGCCATCATCTGGGCAGCATATCGCCAAATCTTCAGCGAACATTTAATTATCAAAAGCAATCGCCAATCCTTCTTAGAATCACAACTACGGAATCGGGCGATTAACGTGCGAGATTTTATCCGCGGATTGGGTAAATCTGAAGTCTTCCGCACACAGGTAGCAGATATCAACTCCAACTACCGTTTAGTTGACATCATCTTAAAACGCTTCTTAGGACGCGCAGCCTATAATAAAGATGAGGAAATTGCCTGGTCAATTGTCATTGCCACCAAGGGCTTACATGGGTTTATCGACGCATTGCTAGACAGCGACGAATATCAACAAAACTTTGGTGAAGACATTGTACCTTACCAACGCCGTCGCTTCAAAGACAGACCCTTTAACTTAGTTAACCCACGCTATAACGGTTACTGGCGCGATCGCCAGACCATGACCTTCCTGGGTGGTCGTTCATTCTACAGTGCGCGTACCACAGGTTATGCCACCAAAGAAGAAATTCGACGCGTTATTCCCAGCAACTTCATGGCAATGGCTGGAAACATAATTACCAACGAACGTAATTATCAACGCGTAACCGCTTCCGTTGTCTCCCAAATCAGAGACATGAAGATTCCCGATACCAGCCGTGAAGGTGGGACTCCGCAACCAACAGTTAAACCCACAGCCGTTGCCCTACCTTACCGTTATCTTGCTGGCACTAAGACAACCTAG
- a CDS encoding sensor histidine kinase: MRSAKAKNFSVKDNQTNNFSTKESVTQSPLNHQNRIAKLVNNLSISKKIAWGYTLALSIAVVGTVGGFILGDYYQRQALIEKQEKWQESQLIRNLHAVLLELQAHQGKILVFTDLAHWQKERTNLIQHSAELQELWSELKTYVTQYPNKKISNFLQTYESSSIVYSQQIMAVLNQGDTSNLKPENIALAKKQLLTLTQSNIYIQLHESTDALDKLLETSEGNFQRKEIAVIATEKVRDRIIIISMLLSVAIAIVLAHYTSRAIARPLKAVHDVARKVTQESNFNLQAPVTTADEVGMLADSLNQLIQRVNTLLAEQKAEASRQLIQNEKMSSLGQMLAGVAHEINNPVNFMYGNLQHTNAYFQNLLMLLEAYQGKIQDDELDALAEEIDLDFIKQDLPKLLQSMQVGAKRAKEIVLSLKNFSRLDETEFHAVDIHACIESTLLILNNRLKKRITVVKKYGELPNIEGYGGALYQVFMNILSNAIDALEEADNEEANQEIIIATQCLDEEWIQIKISDNGSGISPEYQQKIFETFFTTKPIGVGTGLGLSISYQIVVEKHLGQLTCESEVGEGTTFAIALPIKRPNAHDNSAEYST; this comes from the coding sequence ATGCGATCTGCCAAGGCTAAAAATTTTTCTGTGAAAGATAATCAGACTAATAATTTCTCTACAAAAGAGTCTGTAACTCAATCGCCATTAAATCATCAAAATCGGATTGCCAAACTAGTTAATAATCTGAGTATCAGTAAGAAAATTGCTTGGGGTTATACTTTAGCTCTCAGCATTGCTGTTGTGGGAACAGTAGGGGGCTTTATCCTCGGAGATTACTATCAGCGACAGGCTTTAATTGAGAAACAAGAAAAATGGCAAGAAAGCCAGCTAATTCGCAATCTTCATGCTGTTTTACTAGAATTACAAGCTCATCAAGGAAAAATTTTAGTCTTTACAGATTTAGCACATTGGCAAAAAGAACGGACTAATTTAATACAACATTCTGCCGAACTCCAAGAACTTTGGTCAGAATTGAAAACTTATGTCACACAGTATCCTAATAAAAAGATATCCAATTTTTTGCAGACTTATGAAAGTAGTTCTATAGTTTATAGCCAGCAAATAATGGCAGTATTAAATCAAGGTGACACATCTAATTTAAAACCTGAGAATATAGCCCTAGCAAAAAAACAACTGTTAACTTTAACTCAGAGCAATATATATATTCAACTCCATGAAAGTACAGATGCTTTAGATAAATTGCTGGAAACTTCTGAGGGGAATTTTCAACGCAAAGAAATAGCTGTAATCGCTACAGAGAAAGTGCGAGACAGAATTATTATTATCAGTATGCTCTTATCGGTGGCGATCGCTATTGTACTGGCTCACTACACCAGTCGAGCGATCGCTCGTCCACTCAAAGCTGTTCACGATGTCGCGCGGAAAGTTACTCAAGAATCTAACTTTAATTTGCAAGCACCAGTCACTACGGCTGATGAAGTAGGGATGTTAGCCGACTCTCTCAATCAACTCATTCAACGTGTTAATACACTTTTAGCAGAGCAGAAAGCCGAAGCATCTCGACAGTTAATTCAAAATGAAAAAATGTCTAGTCTCGGACAGATGTTAGCGGGAGTAGCGCACGAAATCAATAACCCAGTCAACTTTATGTATGGAAATCTTCAGCATACTAACGCTTATTTTCAAAATTTATTAATGCTGCTGGAAGCCTACCAAGGTAAAATCCAAGATGATGAACTAGATGCCTTAGCTGAAGAGATTGACTTAGATTTTATCAAACAAGACTTGCCAAAATTATTACAATCTATGCAAGTTGGTGCTAAACGCGCCAAAGAAATTGTTTTAAGTTTGAAAAACTTTTCGCGTTTGGATGAAACTGAATTTCATGCAGTAGATATCCATGCTTGTATTGAAAGTACTTTGTTAATTCTGAATAATCGTTTGAAAAAAAGAATCACTGTAGTTAAAAAATATGGAGAATTACCTAATATTGAAGGCTATGGTGGCGCATTATATCAAGTATTTATGAATATTTTATCGAATGCCATTGATGCTTTAGAAGAGGCAGATAATGAAGAAGCAAATCAAGAAATTATCATTGCTACACAATGTCTAGATGAAGAGTGGATACAAATAAAAATTTCGGATAATGGTTCGGGGATTTCGCCAGAGTATCAACAAAAGATATTTGAAACTTTTTTTACGACAAAACCTATTGGAGTGGGTACAGGTTTAGGTTTATCAATTAGCTATCAAATTGTTGTAGAAAAACATCTCGGTCAGCTAACTTGCGAATCGGAAGTTGGCGAAGGAACAACATTTGCGATCGCATTGCCTATCAAGCGCCCAAATGCTCATGATAATTCGGCGGAATATAGCACATAA
- a CDS encoding HEAT repeat domain-containing protein: MTDELIRAVAEADTPAKMVAAVQNLAATKDIAAIPTLIAVFGYNNPVAAGVAATALTEMGEIAVPQLISQIDDYNYGARAYSIRTLAAIADPRALDLLISAAATDFAPSVRRAAAKGLGNLHWHKLDFPASHTAPKRALETLIFISQDSEWSIRYAAVVGLQALAQNSDLQQPIFARLNQMLATDTEKAVRARVQLAYR; encoded by the coding sequence ATGACTGATGAACTAATTCGTGCCGTCGCCGAAGCAGACACACCAGCAAAAATGGTGGCAGCAGTGCAAAACCTGGCAGCAACAAAAGATATAGCTGCAATTCCTACCCTAATTGCTGTGTTTGGTTATAACAACCCAGTCGCCGCAGGGGTAGCTGCAACTGCCCTCACAGAAATGGGAGAAATCGCAGTACCACAGCTAATATCTCAAATTGATGACTATAACTATGGCGCGCGGGCTTATTCGATTCGCACTTTAGCTGCGATCGCTGACCCTCGTGCTTTAGATTTATTAATCAGTGCTGCTGCTACAGACTTTGCTCCGAGTGTGCGCCGTGCTGCTGCCAAAGGACTAGGAAACTTGCACTGGCATAAGCTCGATTTTCCCGCCAGCCATACAGCACCTAAAAGAGCTTTAGAAACACTTATATTTATTTCTCAAGACTCTGAATGGTCAATTCGCTATGCTGCTGTTGTTGGTTTACAAGCCTTGGCCCAAAATAGCGATTTGCAACAGCCTATTTTTGCCAGACTCAACCAAATGCTAGCAACCGATACCGAAAAAGCAGTCCGCGCTCGTGTGCAACTAGCTTATCGTTAA
- a CDS encoding phycobilisome rod-core linker polypeptide, whose protein sequence is MAIPLLEYKPSSQNQRVPGYEIPNENTPRPYRIENCAENSDVQELIWAAYRQVFSEHEILKFFRQDNLESQVKNRAITVRDFIRGLAKSEAFRTLVIETNSNYRLVEIALKRFLGRAPYNKDEEIAWSIKIATAGWDGFVDALIDSEEYLTNFGENIVPYQRRRYKDRPFNLVTPRYGNYWRDKLEDARYIEGDIKNFLALANSINIRTVTYTPVNLANIKIPDTSRETVPQGIPVSINSSANFPVR, encoded by the coding sequence ATGGCAATACCTCTACTAGAATACAAACCCAGTTCGCAAAACCAGCGCGTCCCTGGTTACGAAATTCCTAACGAAAATACCCCCCGTCCCTATCGCATAGAAAACTGCGCTGAGAATAGTGATGTTCAAGAATTAATTTGGGCAGCCTATCGGCAAGTATTTAGCGAACACGAAATCCTGAAATTCTTCCGCCAAGACAACTTAGAATCTCAGGTAAAAAACCGCGCCATTACTGTGCGTGACTTCATTCGGGGTTTAGCCAAGTCTGAAGCTTTTCGGACTTTAGTCATCGAGACAAACTCTAACTACCGTTTAGTAGAAATTGCCCTCAAAAGGTTTTTAGGTCGTGCGCCTTATAATAAAGATGAAGAAATTGCTTGGTCAATCAAAATAGCAACTGCTGGTTGGGATGGTTTTGTTGATGCTTTAATCGACTCTGAAGAATATCTCACCAACTTTGGCGAAAATATAGTTCCTTACCAACGCCGCCGCTATAAAGATAGACCTTTTAACCTAGTCACCCCTCGCTACGGTAACTACTGGCGCGACAAATTAGAAGATGCTCGCTATATAGAAGGCGACATCAAAAACTTCTTGGCTTTGGCTAATTCCATCAATATTAGAACCGTCACCTATACACCGGTTAACCTAGCCAACATCAAAATTCCCGACACCAGCAGAGAAACCGTACCCCAAGGTATTCCGGTGTCTATCAATTCCAGTGCTAATTTCCCCGTGCGGTAA
- the aroF gene encoding 3-deoxy-7-phosphoheptulonate synthase, producing the protein MPICQNAPGTLSFRAFLISDFILSENQTMINAKLAAQSHPNHQTIVKLSETVAFGGEELVIIGGPCTVESLEQMETVAQKLSISSVQGLRGGVYKPRTSPYAFQGMAEAGLEVLARVRSLYNMPVVTEVMAISQIEVVAAHADMLQVGSRNMQNFDLLKALGQVDKPILLKRGLAATIEEFVMAAEYILSHGNPNVVLCERGIRSFDNYTRNVLDLGAVVALKQITHLPVIVDPSHAVGKRELVAPLAKAAVACGADGLIIECHPEPEKSVSDARQALSLEDMVNLVETLKPVAAAVGRKTSETKGVGVKPAPIYCAV; encoded by the coding sequence ATGCCAATTTGTCAGAACGCGCCCGGAACTCTCAGTTTCCGGGCTTTTTTAATTTCAGACTTTATACTTTCGGAGAATCAAACAATGATTAACGCCAAACTTGCCGCCCAATCTCATCCCAACCACCAAACAATTGTTAAACTCTCAGAGACAGTTGCCTTCGGTGGCGAAGAATTAGTAATTATTGGTGGCCCCTGCACAGTCGAAAGCTTAGAACAAATGGAAACAGTTGCTCAAAAGCTATCAATTTCATCAGTGCAAGGCTTACGGGGTGGTGTTTACAAACCTCGCACCTCGCCTTACGCTTTCCAGGGAATGGCAGAAGCAGGATTAGAAGTTTTAGCGAGAGTGCGATCGCTCTACAATATGCCTGTAGTTACAGAAGTTATGGCAATTTCTCAAATTGAAGTGGTCGCCGCCCATGCTGATATGCTGCAAGTTGGCAGTCGCAATATGCAAAACTTTGACTTACTCAAAGCTTTGGGACAAGTTGATAAACCCATTTTGCTCAAACGTGGTTTAGCCGCCACCATTGAAGAATTCGTTATGGCCGCTGAATACATCCTCAGTCACGGTAATCCTAACGTAGTGCTGTGTGAACGCGGTATTCGCAGCTTTGATAATTACACCCGCAACGTCTTAGATTTAGGTGCAGTAGTCGCCCTCAAGCAAATTACTCATTTACCTGTGATTGTAGATCCTTCCCACGCAGTCGGTAAAAGAGAACTAGTCGCACCCTTAGCCAAAGCGGCGGTAGCTTGTGGGGCAGATGGATTAATTATTGAGTGTCACCCAGAACCCGAAAAATCCGTTTCGGATGCCCGTCAAGCATTATCTTTAGAAGACATGGTGAACTTAGTAGAAACTTTAAAGCCAGTAGCCGCCGCCGTAGGAAGGAAAACATCAGAAACAAAAGGGGTGGGTGTAAAACCTGCCCCTATTTATTGCGCGGTGTAA
- a CDS encoding Txe/YoeB family addiction module toxin gives MKKIAFEPEAFEQLGQWSTEDKKIFKKILDLIKDIQREPFSGIGKPEPLKYELQGYWSRRITDEHRLIYKIEEDLLIILSCKYHYE, from the coding sequence ATGAAAAAAATAGCCTTTGAACCAGAAGCTTTTGAACAATTAGGTCAGTGGTCAACAGAAGATAAAAAAATTTTCAAAAAAATATTAGACTTAATTAAAGATATCCAAAGAGAGCCATTCTCAGGAATTGGTAAGCCTGAACCCCTTAAATATGAATTACAAGGTTACTGGTCAAGGCGAATTACAGATGAACATAGGTTAATTTACAAAATAGAAGAAGACTTACTAATAATTCTTTCATGTAAATATCATTATGAATAA
- a CDS encoding phycobilisome rod-core linker polypeptide, with translation MALPLLEYKPTTQNQRVSSFGTADINEDTPYIYRIETANSPSEIERLIWAAYRQVFNEQEILKFNRQIALETQLKNRSITVKDFIRGLAKSERFYQLVVTPNNNYRLVEMCLKRLLGRAPYNREEEIAWSIHIATRGWNGFVDALIDSEEYTQAFGDYTVPYQRKRMNVDRPFSFTPRYGADYRERAGIVKTERDHSWSYISSKKLDGTALLAVLLVMSAGITLLLVLNWLGINTGF, from the coding sequence ATGGCATTACCTTTACTCGAATACAAACCCACAACTCAAAATCAAAGAGTTAGTAGTTTTGGTACGGCAGATATTAACGAAGATACACCTTATATCTACCGTATAGAAACAGCCAACTCTCCTAGCGAAATTGAAAGACTAATTTGGGCAGCTTATCGCCAAGTCTTCAACGAGCAGGAAATTCTCAAATTTAACCGCCAAATAGCCCTAGAAACCCAACTTAAAAATCGGTCAATCACGGTTAAAGACTTTATCCGCGGTTTGGCCAAATCAGAGCGATTTTATCAGCTAGTTGTCACACCCAATAATAACTATCGGCTGGTAGAAATGTGTCTGAAACGTTTGTTAGGTCGCGCTCCTTACAATCGGGAAGAAGAAATAGCCTGGTCTATTCACATCGCCACTCGCGGTTGGAATGGATTTGTCGATGCTCTGATTGACAGTGAAGAATACACTCAAGCTTTTGGTGACTACACTGTCCCCTATCAGCGCAAGCGTATGAACGTAGACCGACCATTCAGCTTTACTCCCCGCTATGGTGCTGACTATCGAGAACGTGCAGGTATTGTTAAGACCGAGCGTGATCATTCTTGGTCTTATATATCTAGCAAGAAACTTGATGGGACTGCACTATTGGCCGTATTACTGGTAATGTCCGCAGGAATAACTCTCTTGTTGGTACTAAATTGGTTAGGAATTAATACTGGCTTCTAA